Proteins from a single region of Streptomyces glaucescens:
- a CDS encoding carboxyl transferase domain-containing protein — MDQAPELTSAADPASEAWQANEAAHRALVEELRGKLAAARLGGGEKARARHTARGKLLPRDRVDTLLDPGSPFLELAPLAADGMYEGQAPAAGVIAGIGRVSGRECVIVANDATVKGGTYYPMTVKKHLRAQEVALDNRLPCLYLVDSGGAFLPMQDEVFPDREHFGRIFYNQARMSGAGIPQIAAVLGSCTAGGAYVPAMSDEAVIVRNQGTIFLGGPPLVKAATGEVVTAEELGGGEVHSRVSGVTDHLAEDDAHALRIVRNIVATLPERRGVPWDVRPAVEPKVDPYGLYGAVPADPRTPYDVREIIARVTDGSRFAEFKSEFGQTLVTGFARIHGHPVGIVANNGILFAESAQKGAHFIELCDQRGIPLVFLQNISGFMVGKDYEAGGIAKHGAKMVTAVACTRVPKLTVVVGGSYGAGNYSMCGRAYSPRFLWMWPNAKISVMGGEQAASVLATVKRDQLEARGEDWPAEEEEAFKAPIRAQYERQGNAYYATARLWDDGVIDPLETRQVLGLALTACANAPLGEPQFGVFRM; from the coding sequence ATGGACCAGGCACCGGAGCTGACGAGCGCGGCGGACCCCGCGTCGGAGGCCTGGCAGGCCAATGAGGCGGCGCACCGCGCGCTGGTCGAGGAGCTGCGCGGCAAGCTGGCCGCCGCCCGGCTCGGTGGCGGCGAGAAGGCGCGGGCGCGGCACACCGCGCGCGGCAAGCTGCTGCCACGCGACCGCGTGGACACGCTCCTCGACCCCGGCTCGCCCTTCCTGGAGCTGGCTCCGCTGGCGGCCGACGGGATGTACGAGGGGCAGGCGCCGGCGGCGGGGGTGATCGCCGGGATCGGCCGGGTCAGCGGGCGCGAGTGCGTGATCGTCGCCAACGACGCCACCGTCAAGGGCGGGACGTACTACCCGATGACGGTGAAGAAGCACCTGCGGGCGCAGGAGGTCGCGCTCGACAACCGGCTGCCCTGCCTCTACCTCGTGGACTCCGGCGGCGCCTTCCTGCCCATGCAGGACGAGGTGTTCCCGGACCGTGAGCACTTCGGGCGGATCTTCTACAACCAGGCCCGCATGTCGGGCGCGGGCATCCCGCAGATCGCCGCCGTGCTGGGGTCGTGCACGGCGGGCGGCGCGTACGTGCCCGCGATGAGCGACGAGGCCGTGATCGTGCGGAACCAGGGCACGATCTTCCTGGGCGGCCCGCCGCTGGTGAAGGCCGCGACCGGCGAGGTCGTCACCGCCGAGGAACTGGGCGGCGGCGAGGTGCACTCCCGGGTCTCCGGTGTGACGGACCACCTGGCGGAGGACGACGCGCACGCCCTGCGGATCGTCCGGAACATCGTCGCCACCCTGCCCGAACGGCGGGGCGTCCCCTGGGACGTGCGGCCCGCCGTCGAGCCGAAGGTGGACCCGTACGGGCTGTACGGGGCGGTCCCGGCCGACCCCCGCACGCCCTATGACGTCCGCGAGATCATCGCCCGGGTCACGGACGGCTCCCGCTTCGCGGAGTTCAAGTCCGAGTTCGGGCAGACCCTGGTCACCGGCTTCGCCCGGATCCACGGCCACCCGGTGGGCATCGTCGCCAACAACGGCATCCTGTTCGCCGAGTCCGCCCAGAAGGGCGCCCACTTCATCGAGCTGTGCGACCAGCGCGGCATCCCGCTGGTGTTCCTCCAGAACATCTCCGGCTTCATGGTCGGCAAGGACTACGAGGCGGGCGGCATCGCCAAGCACGGCGCCAAGATGGTGACCGCGGTCGCCTGCACGCGCGTGCCGAAGCTGACGGTGGTGGTCGGCGGGTCGTACGGCGCGGGGAACTACTCGATGTGCGGCCGGGCGTACTCGCCGCGCTTCCTGTGGATGTGGCCCAACGCCAAGATCTCCGTGATGGGCGGCGAGCAGGCCGCCTCCGTGCTCGCCACCGTCAAGCGCGACCAGCTGGAAGCGCGCGGCGAGGACTGGCCGGCGGAGGAGGAAGAGGCCTTCAAGGCCCCGATCCGCGCCCAGTACGAGCGCCAGGGCAATGCCTACTACGCCACCGCCCGCCTCTGGGACGACGGCGTCATCGATCCGCTGGAGACCCGGCAGGTGCTGGGTCTGGCCCTGACGGCCTGCGCGAACGCCCCGCTGGGCGAGCCGCAGTTCGGCGTCTTCCGGATGTGA
- a CDS encoding acetyl/propionyl/methylcrotonyl-CoA carboxylase subunit alpha gives MFDTVLVANRGEIAVRVIRTLRALGVRSVAVFSDADADARHVREADTAVRIGPAPATESYLSVERILQAAERSGAQAVHPGYGFLAENAGFARACAEAGLVFIGPPADAIALMGDKIRAKETVRAAGVPVVPGGRDPDLAEAARELGAPVLLKPSAGGGGKGMRLVRDLGVLDDEIAAARREARASFGDDTLLVERWIDRPRHIEIQVLADAHGNVVHLGERECSLQRRHQKIIEEAPSVLLDEGTRAAMGEAAVQAARSCGYVGAGTVEFIVPGGDPSQYYFMEMNTRLQVEHPVTELVTGLDLVEWQLRVAAGEKLPYGQGDIRLTGHAVEARICAEDPARGFLPSGGTVLRLREPQGDGVRTDSGLSEGTEVGSLYDPMLSKVIAYGPDRATALRRLRAALAETVTLGVPTNAGFLRRLLAHPAVVAGDMDTGLVEREAAGLVPDEVPEEVYEAAVAVRLDALRPRQEGWTDPFSVPSGWRLGGEPRPVAFPLRVPGLDPVTRTARGTHTVTADRVDVTLDGVRHTFDRAGDWLGRDGDAWQVRDHDPVAASLDRAAHAGADSLTAPMPGTVTVVKVAVGDEVTAGQSLLVVEAMKMEHVVSAPHAGTVAELDVTPGTTVAMDQVLAVITPHEESEEAAR, from the coding sequence ATGTTCGACACCGTTCTTGTGGCCAACCGCGGCGAGATCGCCGTCCGGGTCATCCGTACGCTGCGCGCGCTCGGTGTGCGCTCCGTCGCCGTCTTCTCCGACGCCGACGCCGACGCCCGGCACGTCCGCGAGGCCGACACGGCCGTACGCATCGGGCCGGCGCCCGCCACCGAGAGCTACCTGTCGGTGGAGCGCATCCTGCAGGCCGCCGAGCGCAGCGGCGCCCAGGCCGTCCACCCGGGGTACGGCTTCCTGGCGGAGAACGCCGGGTTCGCGCGCGCCTGCGCCGAGGCCGGGCTGGTGTTCATCGGCCCGCCCGCGGACGCCATCGCCCTGATGGGCGACAAGATCCGCGCCAAGGAGACCGTCCGCGCGGCGGGTGTCCCGGTGGTGCCCGGCGGACGCGATCCGGACCTGGCCGAGGCGGCCCGCGAGCTGGGCGCGCCCGTGCTGCTGAAGCCCAGCGCGGGCGGCGGCGGCAAGGGCATGCGGCTGGTGCGCGACCTCGGCGTGCTGGACGACGAGATCGCCGCCGCCCGCCGGGAGGCCCGCGCCTCCTTCGGCGACGACACCCTGCTCGTCGAGCGCTGGATCGACCGGCCCCGGCACATCGAGATCCAGGTCCTCGCCGACGCCCACGGGAACGTGGTGCACCTCGGTGAGCGCGAGTGCTCGCTCCAGCGCCGCCACCAGAAGATCATCGAGGAGGCGCCGAGCGTGCTCCTCGACGAGGGGACGCGGGCGGCGATGGGCGAGGCGGCCGTGCAGGCGGCCCGCTCCTGCGGGTACGTCGGCGCGGGCACGGTGGAGTTCATCGTCCCCGGCGGCGACCCCTCGCAGTACTACTTCATGGAGATGAACACCCGCCTCCAGGTGGAGCACCCGGTCACCGAGCTGGTCACCGGCCTGGACCTGGTGGAGTGGCAGCTGCGGGTCGCGGCGGGCGAGAAGCTGCCGTACGGGCAGGGCGACATCCGTCTCACCGGGCACGCCGTGGAGGCGCGGATCTGCGCCGAGGACCCGGCGCGCGGCTTCCTCCCCTCGGGCGGCACGGTGCTGCGGCTGCGCGAGCCGCAGGGCGACGGGGTGCGCACCGACTCCGGGCTCAGCGAGGGCACGGAGGTCGGCAGCCTGTACGACCCGATGCTGTCCAAGGTGATCGCCTACGGCCCGGACCGCGCCACCGCCCTGCGCAGGCTCCGCGCGGCCCTCGCCGAGACGGTCACGCTGGGCGTGCCCACCAACGCGGGCTTCCTGCGCCGGCTGCTCGCCCATCCCGCGGTGGTCGCGGGTGACATGGACACCGGCCTGGTCGAGCGGGAGGCGGCGGGGCTCGTCCCGGATGAGGTGCCGGAGGAGGTGTACGAGGCCGCGGTGGCCGTGCGGCTGGACGCGCTGCGGCCCCGGCAGGAGGGCTGGACGGACCCGTTCTCCGTGCCGAGCGGCTGGCGCCTGGGCGGGGAGCCCAGGCCGGTCGCCTTCCCGCTGCGCGTGCCGGGCCTCGACCCCGTCACGCGCACGGCCCGCGGCACCCACACCGTCACCGCCGACCGGGTCGACGTGACCCTGGACGGAGTGCGCCACACCTTCGACCGCGCGGGCGACTGGCTGGGCCGGGACGGGGACGCCTGGCAGGTCCGCGACCACGACCCGGTGGCCGCCTCCCTGGACCGGGCCGCCCACGCGGGTGCCGACTCCCTCACCGCACCCATGCCGGGGACCGTGACGGTGGTGAAGGTGGCGGTCGGCGACGAGGTGACCGCCGGTCAGAGCCTGCTGGTGGTCGAGGCGATGA